A portion of the Edaphobacter lichenicola genome contains these proteins:
- a CDS encoding ferredoxin family protein, with protein MTNLEGQRSAKPDPNCKFDPGVMVPIIDRMRCEAKGPCVPICPYDVLIIRTVSPEEKASFSLAGKLKLLVHGGKQAFVLDPDSCRGCGLCVKACPEKAIKLQKRLH; from the coding sequence ATGACAAATCTTGAAGGGCAACGCAGTGCGAAGCCCGATCCAAATTGCAAGTTTGATCCTGGTGTCATGGTGCCGATCATCGACCGTATGCGCTGTGAAGCAAAAGGACCGTGCGTTCCGATCTGTCCTTACGACGTCCTCATCATCCGCACCGTTTCGCCGGAAGAGAAAGCCTCCTTCTCTTTAGCAGGGAAGTTGAAACTGCTCGTCCACGGGGGAAAGCAAGCCTTTGTTCTCGATCCTGACTCTTGCCGGGGATGCGGCCTGTGCGTGAAGGCCTGCCCCGAGAAGGCGATCAAACTGCAAAAGCGATTGCACTGA
- the bcp gene encoding thioredoxin-dependent thiol peroxidase, with translation MQINDKVENFTLQNQDGKEVSLTDFKGKPVVLFFYPRADTPGCTIESCGFRDAFEKFQKQGIVVLGISRDTVKDQKKFKDKYDLPYDLLADPDMELINRYDLVKPKNMYGKIVKGVKRTTYLIGPDQRLIHIFDEVKPEGHAEEVLALLKAHAKK, from the coding sequence GTGCAGATCAACGACAAAGTAGAAAACTTCACCCTCCAAAACCAGGATGGCAAAGAAGTCTCCCTCACCGACTTCAAGGGCAAGCCCGTAGTCCTCTTCTTCTACCCGCGCGCCGACACCCCCGGCTGCACCATCGAATCCTGCGGCTTCCGCGACGCCTTCGAAAAGTTCCAGAAACAAGGCATCGTCGTCCTCGGCATCTCCCGCGACACCGTCAAAGACCAGAAGAAGTTCAAAGACAAGTACGACCTGCCCTACGACCTCCTCGCCGACCCCGACATGGAGCTCATCAACCGCTACGACCTCGTCAAACCCAAAAACATGTACGGCAAGATCGTCAAAGGCGTCAAACGCACCACCTACCTCATCGGTCCCGACCAGCGCCTCATCCACATCTTCGACGAAGTCAAACCCGAAGGCCACGCCGAAGAGGTCCTTGCCCTCCTCAAAGCCCACGCAAAAAAATAG
- a CDS encoding TonB-dependent receptor encodes MRKNRSSLAFNLLVAFLCCLPGIQLHAQYENGSLVGTIHDSTGAAVPGAAVTVTNNATAVAAKGVTNASGDYEFPSLRIGVYTISASATGFANAVANNITITVGGRERIDLSLQLGSTATTVEVSDVALQVETESSQRGQIITQYQSAAYPLVSRNYSDLLGLVTGVRQAPTAATTSSISSLVRAGAYNVNGQRSMFNNFLLDGMDNNAYGESNQGFDNQIIAVPPDSVAQFQIVTNNESAEYGRSSGATINVASNSGTNRFHATVYEFLRNTDLNAAGYFKPTLVGSSGNVVPFRKPTFNRNQFGVNFGGPIIKDKLFYFVDYEGFRQVLKPLSVNTVPTTNELNGKLVVAVQNPITGQVYPAGTTIPTSAINPISQQIIGFFKQIPTQGTGLASTGLDQNNYATQVPFTDNSDKGDLRLDYQQNSNNSWFLRVSDRKETGVNYPIFPLPLDGQTNGTIRVLDQQVALGYTHLMGANKVLDARLGLSRTKAGKFSLSIGDNAISIPGLPSDPTVAGGLPSTSIGGGFTAFGRQSTNPQWQNPALLDPKVNFTWVKGKHSLKFGYEYEHIWMAVNDNNPLYGSFSYAQGFSLCPSTTVNGVKTATNPNCPNISGAVADNYWADFLFGTTNNYSLANLFVAHLRQTLQSVYAQDDWKASNKLTLNLGLRWEYGSPYSEQHNYISNFDPISQTVLTLSPGAVAGNGITPFSGGGVYGNTLVNPDLNDFAPRLGFAYAATPRTSIRGGYGTSYVHYTRAGSGDILAINAPQAQFVSVTQKAPTAANHCPVGGAAATCYVTTDQGFPNGIATTFNPATDNITWVPKNTRDSYVQSYFLSVQQELAKNTLLDIAYVGNHGTKLQGFLNGNQKNPSNGFARPFGDWPSDITTALNEFYSHYDALQVRYEQRFVAGLSLLNSFTWSHSLDNASASLEGNSPSPQDANNISADYGQSDYNLPVANVTSLVYDLPFGHNRKFLSSSNAFTNTVLGGWQISAINTMQAGTPFNVGYTPNSANAVSPQISATYRGANEYRPNIVPGQPTIKKTKLSTGYIQYINLAAFTLPATTNSSGAMASPFGNASRNPGRTPAFYQTDLALNKKFNTPIDSLKVEFRTEAYNIFNHTNLYLPASGLGGTLSTPATATAAAQLNSPTTGGQITSTFEPRIFQFGLKILY; translated from the coding sequence ATGCGAAAAAATAGATCTTCCCTCGCCTTCAACCTGTTGGTGGCCTTCCTGTGTTGTCTCCCAGGCATCCAGCTTCACGCTCAATATGAAAACGGCAGCCTCGTAGGAACGATCCACGACTCCACCGGCGCCGCAGTCCCGGGCGCGGCCGTTACCGTCACCAACAACGCCACCGCCGTCGCTGCGAAAGGTGTAACCAACGCTTCAGGCGACTACGAGTTCCCGTCTCTCCGCATCGGCGTGTACACCATCTCCGCCAGCGCCACCGGCTTCGCCAACGCCGTCGCAAACAACATCACCATCACCGTCGGCGGCCGTGAACGCATCGACCTCAGCCTCCAGCTAGGCTCCACCGCGACCACCGTTGAAGTCAGCGACGTCGCCCTCCAGGTTGAAACCGAATCCAGCCAGCGCGGCCAGATCATCACCCAGTATCAGAGCGCCGCCTATCCTCTCGTCAGCCGCAACTACTCCGACCTCCTCGGCCTCGTCACCGGCGTCCGCCAGGCCCCCACCGCTGCGACCACCAGCTCCATCAGCTCGCTCGTCCGCGCTGGCGCCTACAACGTCAACGGCCAGCGCAGCATGTTCAACAACTTCCTCCTCGACGGTATGGACAACAACGCCTACGGCGAGAGCAACCAGGGCTTCGACAACCAGATCATCGCCGTCCCGCCCGACTCCGTCGCCCAGTTCCAGATCGTCACCAACAACGAGAGCGCAGAGTACGGCCGCTCCTCCGGCGCCACCATCAACGTCGCCTCCAACAGCGGAACCAACCGCTTCCACGCCACCGTCTACGAGTTCCTCCGCAACACCGACCTCAACGCAGCCGGCTACTTCAAGCCCACCCTCGTCGGTAGCAGCGGAAACGTTGTCCCCTTCCGCAAGCCCACCTTCAACCGCAACCAGTTCGGCGTCAACTTCGGCGGTCCCATCATCAAGGACAAGCTCTTCTACTTCGTCGACTACGAAGGCTTCCGCCAGGTCCTCAAGCCGCTCAGCGTCAACACCGTCCCCACCACCAACGAACTCAACGGCAAGCTCGTCGTAGCGGTTCAAAACCCCATCACCGGCCAGGTCTACCCCGCTGGCACCACGATCCCTACCTCCGCCATCAATCCCATCTCGCAGCAGATCATCGGCTTCTTCAAGCAGATTCCCACCCAGGGCACCGGTCTGGCCTCCACCGGCCTCGACCAGAACAACTACGCCACGCAGGTCCCCTTCACCGACAACTCCGACAAGGGTGATCTTCGTCTCGACTACCAGCAGAACTCCAACAACTCCTGGTTCCTCCGCGTCAGCGATCGCAAGGAGACCGGCGTCAACTACCCCATCTTCCCCCTTCCCCTCGACGGCCAGACCAACGGCACCATCCGCGTCCTCGATCAGCAGGTCGCCCTCGGCTACACCCACCTCATGGGCGCCAACAAGGTCCTCGATGCACGCCTGGGCCTCTCGCGTACCAAAGCCGGCAAGTTCTCGCTCTCCATCGGCGACAACGCCATCTCCATCCCTGGCCTTCCCTCCGACCCCACCGTCGCCGGCGGACTTCCCTCCACCAGCATCGGCGGCGGCTTCACCGCCTTCGGCCGTCAGAGCACCAACCCCCAGTGGCAGAACCCCGCCCTGCTCGATCCCAAGGTCAACTTCACCTGGGTCAAAGGCAAACACTCCCTCAAATTCGGCTATGAGTACGAGCACATCTGGATGGCCGTCAACGACAACAATCCCCTCTACGGCTCCTTCAGCTACGCGCAAGGCTTCAGCCTCTGCCCCAGCACCACCGTCAACGGCGTAAAAACCGCAACCAATCCCAACTGCCCCAACATCAGCGGCGCCGTCGCTGACAACTACTGGGCCGACTTCCTCTTCGGCACCACCAACAACTACTCCCTCGCCAATCTCTTCGTCGCCCACCTTCGCCAGACCCTGCAAAGCGTCTACGCCCAGGACGACTGGAAGGCCAGCAACAAGCTCACCCTCAACCTCGGCCTCCGTTGGGAGTACGGCTCGCCCTACTCCGAGCAGCATAACTACATCTCCAACTTCGATCCCATCTCTCAGACCGTCCTCACCCTCAGCCCCGGCGCTGTGGCGGGCAACGGCATCACTCCATTCTCCGGCGGTGGCGTCTACGGCAACACACTCGTCAACCCTGACCTCAACGACTTCGCTCCCCGCCTTGGCTTTGCCTACGCCGCCACTCCACGCACCTCCATCCGCGGCGGATACGGCACCAGCTACGTCCACTACACCCGCGCCGGCTCCGGCGATATCCTCGCCATCAACGCCCCGCAGGCTCAGTTCGTCTCCGTCACGCAGAAGGCGCCAACCGCCGCCAACCACTGCCCGGTCGGCGGAGCTGCTGCAACCTGCTACGTCACCACCGACCAGGGATTCCCCAACGGCATCGCCACCACCTTCAATCCCGCCACAGACAACATCACCTGGGTTCCCAAAAACACCCGCGACAGCTACGTCCAGAGCTACTTCCTCAGCGTGCAGCAGGAGCTCGCCAAGAACACTCTCCTCGACATCGCCTACGTCGGCAACCATGGCACCAAGCTTCAGGGCTTCCTCAACGGCAACCAGAAGAACCCCTCCAACGGCTTTGCTCGCCCCTTCGGCGACTGGCCCAGCGATATCACCACAGCCCTCAACGAGTTCTACTCCCACTACGACGCCCTGCAGGTTCGTTACGAGCAGCGCTTCGTCGCCGGGCTCAGCCTCCTGAACTCCTTCACCTGGTCGCACTCGCTCGACAACGCCAGCGCCTCGCTCGAAGGCAACTCGCCCTCGCCGCAGGACGCCAACAACATCTCCGCCGACTACGGTCAGTCCGACTACAACCTGCCCGTCGCCAACGTCACCAGCCTCGTCTACGATCTGCCCTTCGGGCACAACCGTAAGTTCCTCAGCAGCAGCAACGCCTTCACCAACACCGTCCTCGGTGGCTGGCAGATCAGCGCCATCAACACCATGCAGGCCGGCACACCCTTCAACGTCGGCTACACCCCCAACTCCGCCAACGCCGTCTCCCCGCAAATCTCCGCTACTTATCGCGGAGCCAACGAGTATCGCCCCAACATCGTCCCCGGTCAGCCAACCATCAAGAAAACCAAGCTGAGCACCGGCTACATCCAGTACATCAACCTTGCCGCGTTCACTCTTCCCGCAACCACGAACAGCAGCGGCGCCATGGCCAGCCCCTTCGGCAACGCCTCACGCAACCCCGGTCGCACGCCTGCCTTCTACCAGACAGACCTCGCTCTCAACAAAAAGTTCAACACCCCAATCGATAGCCTCAAAGTTGAGTTCCGCACCGAGGCCTACAACATCTTCAACCACACCAACCTCTATCTTCCTGCAAGCGGTCTCGGCGGCACTCTCAGCACACCAGCCACCGCGACTGCAGCAGCGCAACTCAACAGCCCCACCACCGGTGGACAGATCACCAGCACCTTCGAGCCGCGCATCTTCCAGTTCGGCCTGAAGATCCTCTACTAA
- a CDS encoding polysaccharide deacetylase family protein — protein MTQTQTTAALLATATAAAGTITYAALSAQSQLFGKLLIAGSNPDEIALTYDDGPNDLATERLLDVLAQHNVHATFFLIGNYVRQRPHIARAIASAGHLIGNHTMTHPWLAWQSASRIREELSSCNAAIEDTLGIPVRYLRPPHGARRPVVFRIARELGLTTVHWNILPGDWKPIGAGEIAARTIRGIEQAQRQHRASNVVLHDGGQAGLGQPRLPTIEATGLLLRHYQTQPQKKFVTIDHWNISPA, from the coding sequence ATGACACAAACACAAACAACCGCCGCTCTCCTCGCCACCGCAACCGCAGCCGCCGGCACCATCACCTACGCCGCACTCTCCGCGCAGTCCCAACTCTTCGGCAAGCTCCTCATCGCCGGATCGAACCCCGACGAGATCGCCCTCACCTACGACGACGGCCCCAACGACCTCGCCACCGAACGTCTTCTAGACGTCCTCGCCCAACACAACGTCCACGCCACCTTCTTCCTCATCGGCAACTACGTTCGTCAGCGCCCGCACATCGCTCGTGCCATCGCATCCGCTGGCCATCTCATCGGCAACCACACCATGACCCACCCATGGCTCGCGTGGCAATCCGCCTCACGCATCCGCGAAGAGCTCAGCAGTTGCAACGCAGCTATCGAAGACACCCTCGGCATCCCCGTCCGCTACCTTCGCCCTCCGCACGGAGCGCGCCGCCCCGTCGTCTTTCGCATCGCCCGAGAGCTCGGCCTCACCACCGTCCACTGGAACATCCTCCCCGGCGACTGGAAGCCCATCGGAGCTGGTGAAATCGCCGCCCGCACCATCCGTGGCATCGAGCAGGCACAACGCCAACACCGCGCCTCCAACGTTGTCCTCCACGACGGCGGCCAGGCGGGTCTCGGCCAGCCACGCCTCCCAACCATCGAAGCCACCGGCCTTCTACTCCGCCACTACCAAACCCAACCCCAAAAAAAATTCGTCACCATAGACCACTGGAACATCTCTCCCGCATAA
- a CDS encoding MFS transporter has product MSTTSPNPAAASQTAPPVIDPELPAPLSMGEVLRISMMRRLWYAQIISVFGDFLALFAVINVITFKLHANAQQVTGVQIAYMLPIAVLGILAGVFVDRWPLKPTMVSSDSIRACLCLLLIFATQIWHFYAILAAISVISSFFGPAQGVAIRSAVPLHGLRSANALMQQVMFGMRIIGPALAGLMVSYLGAISCYAFDSASFVGSALLIASVTFVASAPKPAAPTSETTDASAIGKVWLDMKQGINFIVHHAALLFVILAMAAGMFVLGCFGPLIAIYVRDSLHASTKSFAIASAMIGLGMLVGINGLNTFGKKLRDTVLVYSGLCGIAVGLVILTALPHLWSTILGNLIIGFSVAGIIVPSQTLFQKATPPELMGRVGSTFMSIIFTAQISGLVLSGLLSRYVGVRQVFALCAGMLIVLMAVGKLWMEPKPAAKQPA; this is encoded by the coding sequence ATGAGCACAACCTCCCCCAACCCGGCCGCCGCGTCGCAGACCGCGCCACCCGTAATCGACCCCGAACTCCCGGCGCCGTTATCCATGGGCGAGGTCCTGCGCATCTCCATGATGCGCCGCCTCTGGTACGCCCAGATCATCTCCGTCTTCGGCGACTTTCTCGCCCTCTTCGCCGTCATCAACGTCATCACCTTCAAGCTGCACGCCAACGCGCAGCAGGTCACCGGCGTCCAGATCGCCTACATGCTTCCCATCGCAGTCCTCGGCATCCTCGCCGGAGTCTTCGTCGACCGCTGGCCGCTCAAGCCAACCATGGTCTCAAGCGACTCCATCCGTGCCTGCCTCTGCCTCCTGCTCATCTTCGCCACGCAGATCTGGCACTTCTACGCGATCCTCGCCGCCATCAGCGTCATCTCCAGCTTCTTCGGCCCGGCCCAGGGAGTCGCCATCCGCTCCGCCGTTCCACTGCACGGCCTCCGCTCCGCAAATGCACTCATGCAGCAGGTCATGTTCGGCATGCGCATCATCGGCCCCGCCCTCGCTGGCCTCATGGTCTCCTACCTCGGAGCCATCAGCTGCTATGCCTTTGACTCCGCCAGCTTCGTCGGCTCCGCTCTCCTGATCGCCTCCGTCACCTTCGTGGCATCCGCACCCAAGCCAGCCGCGCCAACATCCGAGACCACCGACGCATCGGCCATCGGCAAAGTGTGGCTCGACATGAAGCAGGGCATCAACTTCATCGTTCACCACGCCGCTCTCCTCTTCGTCATCCTCGCCATGGCAGCAGGCATGTTCGTCCTCGGCTGCTTCGGCCCGCTCATCGCCATCTACGTGCGCGACTCGCTTCACGCCTCCACCAAATCCTTCGCCATCGCCTCCGCCATGATCGGCCTCGGCATGCTGGTCGGCATCAACGGCCTCAACACCTTCGGCAAAAAGCTGCGGGACACCGTCCTCGTCTACTCCGGCCTCTGCGGCATCGCCGTCGGTCTCGTCATCCTCACCGCCCTCCCACACCTCTGGTCGACCATCCTCGGCAACCTCATCATCGGCTTCTCGGTCGCCGGCATCATCGTCCCTTCCCAAACCCTCTTCCAGAAGGCAACTCCGCCTGAGCTGATGGGCCGCGTCGGTTCCACCTTCATGTCCATCATCTTCACCGCCCAGATCTCCGGCCTCGTCCTCTCCGGACTCCTCAGCCGCTACGTCGGCGTCCGTCAGGTCTTCGCCCTCTGCGCTGGAATGCTCATCGTCCTCATGGCAGTAGGCAAGCTCTGGATGGAACCAAAACCCGCAGCAAAACAGCCCGCCTGA